A window of Blautia argi genomic DNA:
CCTTTGGCACCTTTGTGTAATCCCCATACATAGCCATAAATCTGGTAGCATCTCCTTCTACGGGAATCTCAAAAATCACATCAGCCTGCCCCACACCGTACTGCGGCATAGCTTTTTGCACATTATTTACCATAACTGCCACCGGTCGCTTGCCAATGGCTCCTTCAGACAAATCTCCCAGCCCGGTAAGGAGATTCTGATTTGCCGGAACTTCCTCCTGCTTCACTGCTTCCCCCTCGACAGGCTGTGATTCTTTATCCTGCACCTCTTCCTGAACCGTACTTTTGAGTTCTTCCTTAGATGCTTCTTCCTTTTTCCCACACCCTGCTGTTCCCAAAAGCACCAGTGCGGAAGCAATCAGAAGTATTTTTCTGTATTTCATAAATCATTCCCCTCCTTACTTAAGCTTCAGCAATAACCTCCACCTCACACAGCACATTCTTTGGAAGTGTTTTCACTGCCACGCAGGAACGTGCCGGTTTTCCTGTAAAATACTTTCCGTAAACCTCATTAAAGGCAGCAAAATCTCCCATATCTGCCAGAAAACAGGTTGTTTTCACTGCTTTTTCATAGCTGCTTCCCGCTGCCTTTAAAACCTCGCCCAGGTTTTTCATTACCTGCTCTGCCTGTTCTGCTATAGTTTCCCCCACAATTTCTCCTGTCCGGGGATTTAAGGGAATCTGTCCGGAGGTAAAAATCATACTGCTTACGGTCATTGCCTGTGAGTACGGACCGATTGCCGCCGGTGCTTTTTCTGTACTGATTACTTTCATTTTTTATATCCTCGCTTCCTGGTTTCTATTTTTTCTCATTATAAGCCTCCCCTTTTAAAAGAGCAAGCATTTCAGGAATTTCCCCAGAATCTTTTTATCCGCTCTCCTGCGTCCTGTACTGTACATATCTCATAGTCCTGCCATTCCAGAGGAAACAGTTCCCTGTAGGCTCTCTGAAGAAACCTCTCGTCTAAAAGCAATACCACTCCTCTGTCCTCCTTGGTTCGGATTACCCTTCCGGCTGCCTGCAACACCTTGTTCATACCCGGATACCGATAGGCATAATCAAAGCCTGCCTGTCCCTTGTTATCATAATAATTCTTCAAAATTTCTCTCTCATCACCTATCTGAGGAAGACCGGTACCGATAATCGCTGCACCAATCAGTTTCTCTCCTGTAAGGTCAATACCCTCTGAAAAAATACCGCCCATAACACAGAAGCCGACCAGGGTGGTGTCTTGTTCCTGGTCAAAACATGCCAGAAATTCTTCTCTCTCCTGCTCCGTCATGCCCGCTGTCTGACAGATGCAGGTAATCGAAGTCCCTGTCCCCTCTGTCCGTTCTGTAAAAGCTTCATAAATATCCTCCAACATACGGTAGGATGGGAAAAATACCATATAATTTCCCTTTTTCCCGGAAACCATATGCAGAATATACTCTGCCATACGTGCATATTCTGTTATATCTCTTCTGGTATACTTGCTGCTCACATCTCTTGCCACCAGTATTTTCAGATGTTCCCTTGGGAAAGGCGAACCGGCACAGATGGCATAGTCATCGTCCCTGGTGCTGAACAGGGAACGGTAATAGGGAAGAGGCAGAAAAGTTCCCGAAAAAAACACAGTGCCTCTCCCCTTGTTCATGCATTCCTGCAGATTCCTGCCCGGATTGACACAAAACAGCGTCAGCAAAAATCTTCCCTCTTCCCCGAAATGGGTATAGATCACATAATTCTCATCTGTAAGTTCATACATATTCAAAAAATGGCGCACCTCAAAAGAAAATTCCAGGACTGGTTTTTGCACCTTTTCCTCATGTTCCAATTCCAGAAAATGCTCCATTTCCCCCAGAAGATTCATAAGCTGTAAGGACAGCCCTCCGATATTTTCCAGCACCTGATACGTTTCACATTCCCGCTTATATTCCAGCATCAGCTTATTGCACCGGTTCAAAACGCGGAAAAGTTTTACACTGTGCCCTTTTACTGCTTTTGCCGTTTCCAGGAAATCTTCTTTGCAAAGCGTGGCGCTGTACATTTTCCGGCCTCTGTCCACCAGATTGTGAGCTTCGTCTATGAGGAAAAGATAATCTCCTTTTACCCCATCTCCGAAAAACCGCTTTAAATGTACCTTTGGGTCAAATACATAATTATAATCGCAGACAATGGCGTCTACCCAGGTGGAAATATCCAGACACATTTCATAGGGGCATACGCTGTGCTTTGCTGCCTGCAAAAGCAGGTCTTCTCTGAGATAAGTGTCTTTTTCCTGCAGAATTTCAAATACTGCGTCATTGACGCGGTCAAAATGCCCCTTTGCCACCGGACATTTCTCAGGATTACATTCTCCGTCTCCGCTCAGACACAGTTTTTCCTTTGCCGTAATGGTAAGGGTCTTGTAGGAAAGTCCTCTTTTCTTTAAAATTTCAAAGGCTTCCTCTGCCACGGTTCTGGTAATGGTTTTTGCTGTCAGATAAAATATCTTATCTCCAAATCCCGCTCCCACTGCCCGGACAGAGGGAAACACGGCTGCCATGGTTTTTCCGATGCCTGTAGGCGCCTGTATGAAAAGCTGCCGTCCGGCTGTCATGGTATGGTAAACCCCCAAAACCAGCGCTCTCTGACCTTCCCTGTAAGCATAAGGAAACTCCAGGCCTTCCATGGAAGCCCTTCTGGCAATGCGCCTCTGATACTGAAATTCTGCCCATTTATAATATTCATTTTATCAGGTCCTCAAACCATTTTTTCAGATAGCTTTTTGTAAAGGTTTCCTGAAACCGTTTGATTTCTTCTGTTTCCAGCTGGCAGTAGGTCATCTGCACCTCAATTTCCTCAAGCTGCTTCTGACTCGCATAAAAATAGGCATAGCACATAGCCTGTGCCTTGTGTACCAAAACAGGCTCTTCCAGGAAATATAAATCCATATACACGCCTTTGATTTCATCTATGGCAGTACGTTCTTTCTCTTCTATAATTCCATCTGCCCGACCTTCCACCAGGATACAAAACTCCGGATATTCCTGCTCCCATTTTAAAGGAACCTCTGCCCTGTAGAAAGTTCCCATCTGTTTCTGGATTTTCCGGTGTATTTTACTGCCCTTTGCCATGGCGTCCTTGTCTGCCTGAAAGCTTCTCCGATTATCCAGATTTCCGCTTCGCAGAATAAATTCCACCAGATTTCGGACTGAAATTTTAATTGTTTCTTTTTTCTCTGTTCATCATAATTTTTATTATAGCACCTGAATTTCCACACGTCAAAAAACCGCTCCTCCAAAAGGAGAAGCGGCCTTTGCCAATACGCTGCAAATGTATCTGCGTACCCGGCTCCAATACTCATTATGAGATTTTATGCAACTGCAAACTTATCCAGGTAGCTGTTGAATTTTTCATCATGTCCATTGCATCTCACGGTAAGAATTCTTGTTAAATCCATACTCAGCACACCTAATATTGACTTTGCATCAATAATCACTCTGTTATAGAAAATGTCAATATCAAAGTCACACTTGCTGGCCTCGTTGACAAATTCCTTTACATCTTCTTTTGCAGTCAGTTTAATCTTGCGCTCTACCATAAAATCATCGTCCTTTCTATCATAAGATTCGGAAAAATCATTTGGTCTGCAGCATTCCTCTTTCTGCATTAGTGGTATTATCACACCCAATCCGTCATTTGTCAACAAAATACGACCTTATCTGGTACTACCAGTTTTTACTTGTTTTTTGTAAGTGTTTACATTTTCTTAACATACTTTCTTTTGCTTTTCATGAAAAATCCCCCATTTTTTTGTCTGTTTCAAAAAAAGAACCGGTTCCTTATGTGGAAACCGATTCTTTTTGACAGCTTTTTCTTCAATTTTTCTCTATTTTTATATGGAATTATACCTGTGGAAGATATTTTCCTGCATCAGCCAGATAAGTATTTACCACACCTGCAAACTGACCTGCATCTACGGCTGCTGCCATATCCGGGTCTAATGGCATTTTACCGATAACCGGAACCTGCACCTCTGCTGCCGCTGCCTCTACCTTGCTCTCGCCAAATACATAGATGGCTTTTCCGCAGTCCGGGCATTTCACAAAACTGTAGTTTTCTACCAGTCCAAACACAGGCACATTCATCATTTTTGCCATATTATAGGCTTTTTTTACAATCATCTGTACCAAATCCTGAGGGGAGGATACAATCACAATTCCGTCAATAGGAAGGGACTGGAACACGGTCAGAGGTACATCTCCTGTTCCCGGCGGCATATCTACAAACAGATAATCCAGTTCGCCCCATACCACGTCTGTCCAGAACTGCTTTACCATGTTGGCAAGAATCGGTCCTCTCCAGATAACCGGTGCATCTTCCTGGGGAAGCAGGAGGTTGATGGACATAACCTTAATGTCATTTCCTGTTTCCATAGGATAAATTCCCTTCTCATCTGCAACGGCAGA
This region includes:
- a CDS encoding HPr family phosphocarrier protein, with the translated sequence MVERKIKLTAKEDVKEFVNEASKCDFDIDIFYNRVIIDAKSILGVLSMDLTRILTVRCNGHDEKFNSYLDKFAVA
- a CDS encoding Mrp/NBP35 family ATP-binding protein; the encoded protein is MSEEKRQCDSKTCSKESCAGCSSAKGGGIPKETLNEHSKIKKVIGVVSGKGGVGKSFVTASLANEMAYQGYKVGIMDADITGPSIPRMYGLKGSAVADEKGIYPMETGNDIKVMSINLLLPQEDAPVIWRGPILANMVKQFWTDVVWGELDYLFVDMPPGTGDVPLTVFQSLPIDGIVIVSSPQDLVQMIVKKAYNMAKMMNVPVFGLVENYSFVKCPDCGKAIYVFGESKVEAAAAEVQVPVIGKMPLDPDMAAAVDAGQFAGVVNTYLADAGKYLPQV
- a CDS encoding RidA family protein produces the protein MKVISTEKAPAAIGPYSQAMTVSSMIFTSGQIPLNPRTGEIVGETIAEQAEQVMKNLGEVLKAAGSSYEKAVKTTCFLADMGDFAAFNEVYGKYFTGKPARSCVAVKTLPKNVLCEVEVIAEA